TCTTTTGCTCTAAGACTCTTTCTGTGTCTATTAACCTTAATAAACATGAAGCTAGTAACTAAGGGAGCCAAGTTTAATCTTAATTGAATAACATCATAAACAACGTCAACTGCATGTTTCTCATTCATTTCTGTTGTGCAAATGTATGTCAAGTTTCAAAAAATTTgatctaaaacaaacaaacccttcACATTGCAGTAAACGTCAGAACAAggtaaacattttattttcttttgtatttgctcaatgagcagttttttttccctttttctgcCAACATCTTTTTGCCAACCTTTCCAAGCTCAATTATGACACACctacagaaaagacagaaaaaaataactccAGAAATACAATAAATCTAAGCTAAATGTGGTATGTTGTTGTATCAAACTGATGAGCAGAATTTCacattgtgtttaatttaacagTTAAGACCTGATTTAAACaggtcaaatgtttttttttttttttttttaaatcaaaaaccTTTTGGAAGTTCAAGTGGAAAAGAAATGCAGCCTTCCTGATACACTGGCTTATAATCATGCACACCAAAAACTTTACCTACTTACTGGTGCTGCTGCTTGCTCCAACTAAACCTGCTATATGTAGATGTCACTGCTTATTCTGCTTTCTTTTATCTAAATGTCTTTTTGTGAATTGAATTACTTACAGATGACATCCTGTTTGAGTTTTCATAGAAAAGcagattttaatatttactgtttatataacaagcaaactgaaaatggaaaacatttttctaacaCGGTCGTTTGATTTATTTCTAGGAGGTGAAGTTACATGCCAAGGCTTGCTGGATTCTACGTCCCAATCAGCCCTCAGAGTGGTCTTCAAACATATTGCTTAGAAACCTTTTGCTACTGAAACAGCTGCACATATCTCATGTTCCAATACAAATGCCGAACACAAATAATTGTATTCAGCATTAAATTTaggtttatttctttaaaaaagtaattttaaaaacatgctgTTGTCAAAGGCACAACCCACCAGAGCTTGAATCCTTTATGGACAGtatttgatgttaaaatgtgGAAGAATGAATTGAACTTATATAAAGTGTAttcactagatgccactaaatcctacacatttaaataaagcaaagcaaatcattaaaataaaaaaagctttttttttgtttttgcaatatataaaatgattaaaaagtgatttatgtTTTTCCCCGATTATTAAAAATCTGTCCTGTGTGgtatttttgttctttgtgtaAATGTGGGTGTTGTCCAGACTTTTGAGTTTCATTCagtcatacattttatttgtaacgCACTTTTCCTTTGGAGCAAATATGTAAGTGCTAAAAGGAAGAAACAATATTAAAGTTCTTCTAAAAAGAAGTCCTTATGTAAAACTCTGTAGTATGTGACGCCCTCTGTTGGTCTAAAAGGGCATTTCATAAAAGAGGGGCAGCAGAACAGAAGGCCTGATCACTCATGGTGCTGAGTTTAGTcctggagaggagaaggagattAGAGTTTGTGGAGGGGAGGGATCGGGTTGAGGTTAGTGGGATGAGTAGTTCTTTCAGGTAGAGAGGGGCATTACCATAGATGCACTGGTGAGTCAGGAGGGAGATCTTGTATTCAATCCTGGTGGAGACGGGAGCCAATGAAGTGAATGGAGAACAGGTGTCATATGAAAGACCCGCTGTTACTTTGTGCTGCATCaacattaatttagttttgctttatttatttgacagaacaAGAATATTAGTCATCATGTGTCTTCTGTGCATTAAGACATGATTTgatttcagctgttttaaataacattatatGTTAATGTGCAGAATTAGGTTCCAAGAAATTATGGAACAAACAGAAGAGACAAACTGGTTTTAATAAGGCTGCACAAACAAACTTCAGGAACAAATATCTGAGGTTGCATTGATTTGTATTGATGGtgtaaaactgatttatttttaaggcaAAAAACTTACAGAAACAAGTAGGTGAAATAAAGAAGATTCAATCAGCACCTATGTGAGTGATGAAGTTGCAACATCACTCTTCATTAAGAGAGACTGActaagtcaagaggttgtgatatatAGCACAACAAGCAAGCAAAGCTCTATAAACCAAACTGCATTCCTACTCATGCACATTGGCGTCTGCTGTTCTACTTGATAAGAAAGTGAATAACAGATTTGTTGGTGTAGAGTTGTCTCTTCATTTTTACTTCTTGAGCCTCTCCATCAGATGGACACTGATGACGGCAGACACCATGATGATCAGACCAACAGAGAACACGACTGTCTTCACCAGGCACAGAGAGATACTCTGTGGACCTGCAACACAACATAACTTATCTTATTACAGTACTGACAATACAgcacaacatacaacatactGGATGTAATACATAACCAGAAATACTTCATTTAGAAaaccttttgtgtgtttttttaatgttgacaaCTTTTTCGGACTTTAATTAACTGTGctgattacattttattcatgccttttctttttcatcactACATTTTGATTTCATCCGTGAGGCCCAACAGTCAGAACatatttattgcacattatCTTTAAGTCTCACCAGCAGTGCAGAGATGCCGAATCTCCTTCATGTCTCTGGTCCAGCTGAcctggttgctatggttacaaatgatgaagtcattgaacaGGTAGACACGGAGAGAAGAACCAGAGATTGTGTTCTTTGactgctctcctccctcctgatTGCAGGTTTGTTTGTCACATCTAAAAGTGCTGTTGATGAGAGAGTCCTCTGTACTGCAGGTCACAGTGAGGTTACAGGACTCTGTGCTGTTAGACACAGAgttcactgacagctgaactgGAGACACTGGATCTAGAGGACAAAAGGTAGGTGTGAAGGGTTATAAAACAGGGTAATACTGTGTATCAATGTTTGAAATCTAAAGAAACCTACCTTGAATTATGACCTTGTATTCAGTTAGAGGTTGGTTTTTGTCCCCACTAATGACTGCAGTGTAATCTCCACTGTCGCTGTGTTGCACATTCTTCAAAAGCAAAGAGTGACTTTGTACAGAAAACTCAACTCTTCCTTTATAAGGGTCaactatttttgttttgttatcagGAGGTAATCTCACTACATTGTAAATGTCATTGACTCTCCACCTAAATTCATCAGATTCTGGTATAACAACAGGTTTGTTAACATCCAGATGTAAATTCTTCCctttctgcacaaacacagttgTCACAGCACTGGACCCTgtaaaaagaacacacattaaaatcacttgtATACTTTTTCAGTCaccactgtgcatgtgtgtgtgtgcgtgtgtgtgtgcgtgtgtgtgtgcgtgtgtgtgtgtgtgtgtgtgtgtgtgtgtgtgtgtgtgtgtgtgtgtgtgtgtgtgtgtgtggtcattctgaaatgtacgGCCACGACCTTTACTCAAtgaacattcatttttattattagagaaaagtaaaataatggcAGACATTGCCATTTAGATTAATGGACTTTCAGTATAATTATAAATCTGGATGCATTCATAATAGTTATATGGGTGCTGTATAATGCATGTTGGCAAAACTTATTTTACTTGATCTGTTTAAATGATTTGAGCCTTATGTTGTCTGTCTAtgcatttaatagttttctttCCCACTGCATCGTGTTCAGAGAATCCCCCATcacaacccccccaccccacaaaATACAGATGCTTCCTCTTTCATGTGCTACATTTTGACCACAATCATCATGCAGCAACCTGCTGTCTAAAAAGCGACTGTAAAAGTCTGGCTAGAGTTTCTCAGTCCAAAATGCCCACAACATATAACTtacataatattattattattatatctattaTTTCTGATCTTGATAAAAGGGCGAAACTGTACTCTTTCTAAAGGATCACAATTCATTTTTTGCCTACCAACTACTAAATGCAGGGATATCTACTAGCAACTAGCAGGACTTTCATTACGGACAATTACGAATCTTCAGTTTCGTCCACAATCCTCAGTGCATTAATCAAAATTATAAAGTCAGCTCAGGTTTTATTACTTTATCtgcaataaaaattaaaatgtagtaTGTTTGTCCTACCTGCTAATTCTTTGCAGAGCAGAAGTCCCAGCATCACAAAGGTAAACATCATGGTCTCTGGCTGCCCTGACTTCAAAGTGCAGAGGGGAGGACTTGGTGAAGAGCTTTTGTGACACAAGTATATATTTCCTGTCAAaaccacaaacatacacaatgtCAACATGTCAACCTGTCTATTCAAACCTACTCTCTAAGCTCATTTTTACTGTTTGAGATCTTGCTCATAAAGAATGTAGTTAGTTTGATTCACTTTAACACATATATTAAAGTAGgtcagtgcacacacactatAACCACTTCCTTTCTCGTGGAACACCTATTTAAATTTCAGCCTGCAGGTGGTGTGAACATTTGTTAATGTCCGAACAGAAATCCAGCAATgcaacaatgaaaaatgaaccTGCAAAGGCATCAGTGCATCATTGCAAGGTCTGGAGGACACAATTAAAATCTGCTTGTGCTTGTatattgatattaaaaaaaacgtatGCTTTTAGCTGTTGTAGTTtagttttggtttatttaattGACAGTACAAGAACATAAGGCTTCCTGAAACCTGTCTTCTAATGCTATTAAAACAGGAATCATAAGGGGTGACTTTAACTATCTTAAGTTCATTGAGACAaggcttgttttcattttttaaatacgaTCTTATTTCAATATGGTGTACAGTTTAGGATCAAAGCAGTTTTAGACCAGACAGACCAAATTGGTTTCAGTCTGCACAAACTTCTTGATCAAATATCTGAGGCTGAATTAATTTCTAACTactttaaacaaatgaaaatattttaaatttccgATGTGAAATCAACTTATTTTAAGGAGAGGCAGGTTCATTAAGACAGACATCATAATGGAAGGTCCTGCACCGAAACACAAAGTTAAAATAAAGAAGAGGCCAACACCTACTTGGTATGTTTCGACTCAGAATTCTGTCAGGTTTCATTTCAGTATCAGTAGTAGTTTTAAATGGAACGAGGAAATGAAGATGATCCACATGTCAAGATTCAGACCTGGAGAATGAAAGTTAATTGAAACTAAATCATACAGAACCAGACAACAACATTATGTTATAATGCACTGTATGTAAGGCAATGCTTATTTTGGTAAAACTTGTTGTAAAAatggagatgaggagatgatGATTGTATTTTGTTATGACGAAAATTGTAATGACTGGAACACGGTTTGGAGTCAAATGCACGGCTCAAGACAGATCAGTTCACAAATCAGTCCAGAGATCAAAGGCAGGGTCCAAAAAATGAGCAAGGTTCACGAAAAATACACTGAATAacatgaaggggaaaaaagctgtAACGTGAGACACAAAGGAACTACAACAATCTGGCAACACACAGAGGGAATGACACATGTGTCATTTGGCCCACCGGGCATTCGGGCCGACGAACATTTTTGGGCCGGAGCTgtcataatttaataataaataaaaaaaatcatcagccGCGACGGTATTTGAGACTCGAAACGCGGCCCATTGGTTGATTTTCTTGATGGACAATGGGCTTGTGTCCAATGAAATCTCTCAgacctcccctccctcctcggCCCGCCCCTCCCCTCCCAAGGTTATCAAATTTTGCCATTTGAGCTGAGTCTGACCGCAGAGAGAAGTCAGTGTCAGTCTGTGGAAATGGATAGCGGGcctaataaaacataaaagcgCAAGGGGGGCAAAAAGAAGCTGCGAGACAAACGGCTGAAAAGCCTACAGGTGGACGCAGCAAAATGTTCCAAGATCACGGATATGTTCACCACAAGTTCGACTGTAGTTGGGGCAGGGCCGTCGACAAATGCACAGGCTGTCGGAGTGGCACACAGCCTTGTGCAACAGTGTAGTAAGGAAGGAGAAGTAACTATTCAGGCGaatttggaggaggaggagagagacgtTACCCTGCAGGGACAGATTGAGGAAGAGGTCAGAATAGCTACTGTCAGCCCGGTAAGAAGTATATGAGCAGAAATGTTATATGTTAGCAGAATGAAGAGGGACGTTTCATGTAGGGAGTGCGGAgggctgttgtgtgtgtgtgtgtgtgtgtgtgtgtgtgtgtgtgtgtgtgtgtgtgtgtgtgtgtgtgttcgatTGACATGCATTTGAGTTTCTCTGCAACCTGCATCAGTAGCAAAGAAGCATAAAATATGTTATCCACAACAAATCAATGAGTGGTCGGCCTCAGAACGTGCTCATCTTTTTGAAATCTGAAGTCAGTCATGATTGGTCGAAATTGTTGTCAATCTTGACGCAGTACAACAAGCAAACCTATCAAATTTCTTTGCGCATACAGGCAGGTACACACACGTAGGCTACACACAAACGCACTCAGAAAGACACTGGAATGACACAGAAATTATGATAGCCCGTGGaattaacaatgaaaatgttttgagatGTGTGTATCTTCACTTAATAGCATCTCGGGaaattgtaatttaattatcTGGGGCTAAAAGCTTGCAAATGCTCAACATAGGAAATGATTACAGGAGTCATTTTATTCAGTCAGACTTGCATGCATAATAATAGTATGGAGTTTTTTGTGCACAACCTCCTCCTTGCTGGTTTGGAGTTGGtcatccttgtgtgtgtgtgtgtgtgtgtgtgtgtgtgtgtgtgtgtgtgtgtgtgtgtgtgtgtgtgtgtgtgtgtgcgtgtgtgtgtgtgtgtgtgtgaattgccTTTATAGCCTTTGTTTTCAAACAATGCTATGAGTAGACTCTGTGTCCAACTTACAGTGTTATTTTAGCTTTCCATAGAGTTATAGTTTGCAGGTGTTACAGcttacagttattattatcatgtaaTATTAGTGAAACATTGCTTTGCCTAAATGGATGATAAatcattaacattacatttattaacatgttaaactCTTAACAACTCTTCCATGTAGGCTACTGCGCTTTATTTTAACACAATGTGCACATATATCCTCTGGTATGTCGTGTGCATCCGCATATCGTTTAAATAATCATTGTGGGCCGCCATGGCCAAAAATGCCAGGGCCATTTTTTGGTCCCAGTCCAGCCCTGGTTCAGAGACTTCTGAGAAGACCAGTTCCTGCTGAGCACAGTgcataaatcatgttttcacttcCTCATGAATCCCGGGCCCCCACTTGTGTTCATgtcctgtcagtgtgtgtaaaataaggTTAATTCATATGAGGTAATAATTTAGCGGTTTTGGTATCTGGGCagtatgtttaatttaatgataATTTCATAAATTCAATATTTCAGCTCAGAACAGTAATTTGACTCTGTAGTCAgagtatgttttatttcaacagGTAAGATTAGTTCATCCAGGAaggtttttatgtcatttatttcagCTTCAGTTTGTATTGAGTCAGGGGTAGATCTGTTTGGTTAGGcggtgtgttttgttttgttatttatgaTTTGGTGCCACCCACAGATGTTTTCTTTGATAGAAGTGTAGCCGGACAAGGGGGTCTGCTTTCCAGAAGTACAGATCTCTTATCTGTGCAGAGACGCCCTTGTAGAACAAACTTTCTCACCAAAGGACTGAGTCGACATCGTAAACGTCTGCAGACCCAACTCAGAAGAttaaacatttcaatcattttcactctctgattaaaaatgtgtgtaaaacaatTCTCGGGTTGACCATGATGTTATAAGGATAAAGTCTCAAGGAACTGACCTTAAAATATTACCACTGTCGTAACAGcctttttacattcattcaaCAAGTTAGGTCATTGTTTACTGttgatggttttgtttttgtctgatcCACAATACTGATATAACTCAAAGTATGTCAGCGgatattctgtgtttgtgtctgtattaaaatgaatgatatgcTATACAggttgaaataaatcaaatgtgaaCCATGATGTTGAATGGATTGCGTTAAACCGActaaaataattgattaatcctATTTCCCCTCTTGAAATGTAATTCATTTAGTAGAAGGAGCAATGTGATTGGTTTGGGGCTGAGGCCAACCCTGAACCACAGACCACGTGGCATAAAACCCCCATGGCATAAAAACAGCTGGAGACGCAAGTCTCGCTTTCTTCTAAATTTCTCCTGAAACTTCTTTCTTTAAGTTAACTCCGACTTGTGAAGCTGTATTGAGCAACGAATTAAATTATCAGTACTCTTCAAACTCCACCGAAAGCACCGAGACCATACCAGGTGCTCACCACCGGGACGCCTTCAGAGACCAACCGGAATGAGCAGCGTTCAAGCCATCAGACCGGTTCCCGCAGCTGGACGCAGTTCGAGAATCCAGCGGAGTTTGCCGAGAGAAGCATCTTGTCTGACTTCGCTTTCTTCCCGATGCGCTTCCAGTTGACGGTTAATCTTCTGAAAAGTAGGCTGAATAACCCATCTCTCATTTTTAATCGGGCTGGTGTTAAACTGTGAGCGTAACTGAGTTAAGCTTAAAGTATTCCTTACCTTTAATCCCCTTTTAATATAATTACCATAGGACCTAAAACCGTTTGATGCCACCAttcatcatcatatttcattCATTAGAACCATatattgatgtgttttattacctCTGTTTTGTCCATTATTCACAATTTGCTTTTCTTGTATGTTTATCACTGTTAGTTAATAAAACCCTTATAATCATAGTCGATcgtgtgtgtattgatttggAGTGAATATCAATACGGTCCCTGACGCCGAAGGATTCGTAACTTTAGATATctgactgattcagaaatgtattgatttattcaataacatgataaatatttaattggctaatcaaacaaataatcaattaaatatttCCGGAGTTTCCGGTGGTGCCCCTGATTAGATTACGAGAGCTATTATTTTTGAATATCTATAACTTATTATAATCCATCATTTGCTACAGAAGCGTATGATGGTCTATCAGACTATTACGGCAGTTGTAGGGGGAGTTTGAATGTCAGTAGTCCTAGTGTTAAAGGACCACTGTGTGAGATTGCTTGGAATATAAATtagttttcattagtgtataataCCATGAAGATAGGAATCATTATATTGTCCTCACCTGAGACTGAAtcctttatatctacaaaggGAATGGGTCCTTTTTCATCTAACCAAAGTTTCTACAGTGACTCAGaactgacaaaaaaagtaaataactaAAACAGGACGGAGCTTTTTTGCaatatgtaaaataattcaAACGTGATTTAGGTTTTCCCCCCATATTTTAAAAACGTGACCTGTGTGGTATTTTCATGATCCCCTTGAACATAAATGTAATCATAGTCCAGCAGTTAAGGGAATTTGGGTCTCTAAATTTCCAGTGCCATTAACTATGAGTTTGgacacatcaacacaaacaaaaagatagGCCTTGCTGAAGCTCACTTCCTCATTATCTGTTGGTCATGTCTCTCTATCATGTGACTTTGCAAAAATGCATTGACTCATCATTGATTCCTGCAACATTTTTCAGGAATTTCCTAGATGAGTTCCTGCCATAGATGTAATACATGCATGGTTTCTCTTGAGACCAGTCAACTTTTGTCACATTGTGACTTTGCATAATGCGTGAATCACCTAGATTCTGAAGAAGAAATTCCTACACATTTGGTTTGGTAGACGTGATAATTAGATGATGTCTGAAGATAGCCCCTTGATCATTCCAAGAAGTTGATGCAATCCTGAATTTTAGGTAAATTCAGCGTTCTTTCTTATGAAAGGGTCAAATACAGGAATTATTTTTCAGCATGGTTCCTCATACAGTAACAGTGCACAAATAGTATTTGAACTTCCGTATGTTTCACATGATGCACGATGGCTCCCACTGTACTTGTCGTTGTCATTTCTGTGCTGTTTTCATGGTCAACACAAGGTaaaatatttgtctttaaatattttgtgttattggttgtatttgttttcaaaATCTGGTTGTTGTAGTGAGTCACTGCTGGAAGTTGAATTAGACATTTTTGACACAAGTTTGAACTTTTTAAAGCGTTTTtagcctttttgtttttacaccaTTCACATCCCTGATTCAAACTTTCTAGTTGATGTAAATGGGAAAAAATGAAGTTGATGAATGAAGGTGAGGAAGTGGGAAGATGAgattataatgtatttttcagCACAGGAAAAATTAGACTAcaacaatatatttaattaaaatttgcATTGCCTAATATATCCAAACAGaacttttttaaatactaaaacctttttgtgttattaatgaaacaaacaaagagtATTATGATTGAGGTATGCactcattattttctgtttcagaAACTTTCAGTTTATCTTTCAACCATTACAGTACGTAACATTTATGgagcttttaaaatgtagtaTAGTTCCTTTCGGTGTCTGTACTGTTCTTTATTTTGATCTTAATTATCTTTTCTATAAATTGTTTTGCAACTTGAGAATCTGAATGCAACCTTTGCCACACTGGCAggaatgtaattatttttacttatgtattattttactttgctggcctaaaaataagaagaaaaaaaagagaaaaaaaacaacgattaaaactaaaactaaaataatactaGAATCAGACCGAACCTGATAGACTGGATTGCCAGGTTTCAGGTTAAAGGGAACAGAGATGTGTTGGTGGAAACAGGTAAATCACAGTCACTTCTGCTTTACTGGAAGTCCTGatcacatttattaaaacaaaaaaacagtaagaGACTTCCCAGATTCTTTGTGCTTGTGCTTACAactgtagttaaaaaaaatgagaataaGAGTAAGAGAGAGATTACCCAAATGAATTAAAGGAACACAATTAATTATGGTTACAAAgattacataaaaaatactttatatcaTCACAAAACTTTATGACAAAGCACAAACTTGGACTCCCTTTCCTTGTATTAGGTCGTTGCTGTCAGGTGCAAACTTTATATGTCCAAAATCTTTACTTtccaggaaataaaaaaaaaaatccaatggATCCATGGAGTAACAAGATTTAGTTACAAGCTATTTTCAATGGCCTGTTTTAGTCAAATGTGTCTATAACCCACAGAGAGATGTAAAGGCTGATCAATAGCATTgatatttgaaaataataaaaattacaaaatatggACATACAAGCTTTCTGGCCGAAAacaacattgtgtgtgtttgtgtttgtgtgtgtgttgttttttcacttgATGGGAACCGCAGTCAGACAGCACACTCACAACGTGGGTACCAAAATTATTGTGGGTCCGAAATCCTGGTCCGAGCAGAGCACTGAATTC
This genomic interval from Scomber scombrus chromosome 11, fScoSco1.1, whole genome shotgun sequence contains the following:
- the LOC133990233 gene encoding SLAM family member 5-like, with product MMFTFVMLGLLLCKELAGSSAVTTVFVQKGKNLHLDVNKPVVIPESDEFRWRVNDIYNVVRLPPDNKTKIVDPYKGRVEFSVQSHSLLLKNVQHSDSGDYTAVISGDKNQPLTEYKVIIQDPVSPVQLSVNSVSNSTESCNLTVTCSTEDSLINSTFRCDKQTCNQEGGEQSKNTISGSSLRVYLFNDFIICNHSNQVSWTRDMKEIRHLCTAGPQSISLCLVKTVVFSVGLIIMVSAVISVHLMERLKK